The following are from one region of the Ignavibacteriota bacterium genome:
- a CDS encoding NADH-quinone oxidoreductase subunit J produces MNIYDIIFYLFAAVTLLSAFFVVTTRNIVRAAFFLLFTFFGVSGIYVLLGADFVAIVQLIVYVGGILILLIFGVMITNKITSVDIKTGTVQTLPAAIGVGLFTGIIGAVIFNTDWFISKSEIPESTLSTLGNMLLNEYVLVFELLGILLLVALIGAASMARK; encoded by the coding sequence ATGAACATTTACGATATCATATTTTATTTATTTGCGGCAGTCACATTGCTTTCAGCATTTTTTGTAGTGACGACAAGAAATATTGTTCGTGCTGCTTTCTTTTTACTATTTACTTTTTTTGGTGTATCAGGGATTTATGTTTTGCTCGGTGCTGATTTTGTTGCAATCGTTCAGTTGATTGTTTATGTAGGCGGAATTTTGATACTACTGATTTTCGGAGTGATGATCACAAATAAAATAACCAGTGTAGATATTAAAACAGGAACAGTCCAAACATTACCAGCGGCAATTGGAGTTGGATTATTCACAGGAATTATTGGCGCAGTAATATTTAATACAGATTGGTTTATTTCTAAATCTGAAATACCAGAATCAACTTTATCTACTTTGGGTAATATGCTCTTGAATGAATACGTTTTAGTTTTTGAACTGCTTGGAATTTTACTCTTGGTTGCACTGATCGGTGCAGCATCAATGGCGAGGAAGTGA
- the nuoL gene encoding NADH-quinone oxidoreductase subunit L yields the protein MSENFLTQLSVIVLFLPLLGFVVTLLLGKKVPKIFFFEILVMFSGLVLAFVLLIGKLTSFPDARIVSEFKWIDMGSVPIIGSINIYLGVLIDDISALMIVVVYIVSFLVHFFSIDYMKDDIRYNRYFAYLGLFTFSMSGIVLTHNMLMMFMFWELVGLSSYLLIGFWFEKKSASDAGKKAFIVNRIGDLGMLSSLLILFFTYNTFSFEQIFGEIAKGNLPFNSGFWLTVTGVLIFCGAVGKSAQFPLHVWLPDAMEGPTPVSALIHAATMVAAGVYLVVRVFGILTADAMLIIATIGALSAFIPATIALTQNDIKRVLAYSTVSQLGYMIMALGVGAYKFAFFHLITHAFFKACLFLGSGSVIHAMHHEQDIRNMGGLRKKMPITYATFLISSLAVSGIPLTSGFLSKDGILSGAFAFGDLTGHWLFVIVGLLVAMLTAFYMFRLVIITFHGEPRDQHKFDHAHESKFVMAMPLVVLSLLSLFFWYTPNPMSPDAGWFYSKWIKAPVIYTPENVRWDFMKSDEAALSNSSEEHEIMYSKTYYDALHHAHGTAVILSLLVAVAGILLAFSIYQWKKINADNLAERFKPLYKFSYNKWYFDELYHKTFIAGTLGLSWLVAWFDRVIVDGIVDGSATVTKVFSNFIGKFDNVVVDGLVNLMAWISAMIGLMFRKVQTGKVQTYIIMVIFSIVILLFLFKSF from the coding sequence ATGAGTGAAAATTTCTTAACACAACTTTCAGTTATCGTACTCTTTTTACCGCTTCTCGGTTTTGTAGTTACATTACTGCTCGGCAAGAAAGTTCCGAAAATATTTTTCTTTGAAATATTAGTTATGTTCTCCGGACTTGTTCTTGCTTTTGTTCTTCTCATTGGAAAACTAACTTCCTTCCCTGATGCACGAATAGTTTCGGAGTTTAAATGGATTGATATGGGCAGCGTTCCTATTATCGGTTCAATCAATATTTATCTCGGAGTGCTGATTGACGATATCAGCGCATTGATGATTGTTGTCGTTTACATAGTTAGTTTCCTTGTTCATTTCTTCTCAATCGATTATATGAAAGATGACATTCGATACAACAGATACTTTGCTTATTTAGGTCTGTTTACATTTTCAATGTCAGGTATCGTTCTCACTCACAATATGCTGATGATGTTTATGTTTTGGGAACTCGTTGGTCTTTCTTCTTATCTGTTGATAGGATTCTGGTTTGAAAAAAAATCTGCTTCAGATGCTGGAAAGAAAGCATTTATCGTAAACAGGATTGGTGATCTTGGAATGCTCTCAAGTTTGCTAATTCTATTTTTTACTTATAACACTTTTTCATTCGAACAAATATTTGGTGAAATTGCAAAAGGTAATCTTCCATTCAACAGTGGATTCTGGCTTACGGTAACGGGCGTTTTAATTTTCTGTGGCGCAGTTGGAAAGTCAGCACAATTCCCCTTACACGTTTGGCTTCCTGATGCAATGGAAGGTCCGACACCGGTCAGTGCGTTAATTCATGCTGCAACAATGGTTGCTGCCGGCGTTTATCTTGTTGTAAGAGTTTTTGGAATACTCACTGCTGATGCAATGCTGATTATTGCGACCATTGGTGCATTATCTGCATTCATTCCTGCAACAATCGCTTTAACTCAAAATGATATCAAACGGGTTTTAGCGTACTCAACAGTTTCGCAGTTAGGTTATATGATAATGGCACTCGGAGTAGGTGCTTACAAATTTGCATTCTTCCATTTGATTACTCACGCATTCTTCAAAGCGTGTCTCTTTCTTGGTTCTGGTTCTGTTATTCATGCTATGCATCACGAACAGGATATCAGGAATATGGGCGGACTCAGAAAGAAAATGCCAATTACGTACGCAACATTTTTAATATCTTCATTAGCAGTTTCAGGCATTCCTCTCACTTCAGGTTTCTTAAGTAAAGATGGAATTCTTTCAGGTGCTTTTGCTTTTGGAGACTTGACAGGACATTGGTTGTTTGTGATTGTAGGATTGTTAGTTGCAATGTTGACTGCATTTTATATGTTCAGACTTGTGATAATTACATTCCACGGTGAACCGAGAGATCAACACAAATTTGATCACGCACACGAATCAAAATTTGTGATGGCAATGCCGTTAGTTGTCCTTTCATTACTTTCATTATTCTTCTGGTACACACCAAATCCAATGAGTCCTGATGCAGGTTGGTTTTATTCTAAATGGATTAAGGCTCCGGTGATTTACACTCCGGAAAATGTTCGGTGGGATTTTATGAAATCTGATGAAGCTGCATTGTCAAATTCCTCTGAAGAACACGAGATTATGTACTCAAAAACATATTATGATGCATTACATCACGCACACGGAACAGCAGTTATTCTATCACTGCTTGTTGCAGTAGCAGGAATACTTCTTGCTTTCTCAATTTATCAATGGAAGAAGATAAATGCTGATAATCTTGCAGAAAGATTTAAACCACTTTACAAATTTTCTTACAACAAGTGGTACTTCGATGAACTTTATCATAAAACATTTATTGCAGGAACATTAGGGCTGAGCTGGCTAGTTGCCTGGTTTGACCGTGTAATAGTTGATGGAATTGTTGACGGCAGTGCAACTGTTACTAAGGTTTTCTCAAATTTTATAGGAAAGTTTGATAATGTCGTTGTTGATGGTCTTGTAAATCTGATGGCATGGATTAGTGCAATGATAGGACTGATGTTTAGAAAAGTCCAGACAGGTAAAGTACAGACATATATAATAATGGTAATTTTTTCAATCGTGATATTGTTGTTTTTATTTAAATCATTTTAG
- the nuoK gene encoding NADH-quinone oxidoreductase subunit NuoK encodes MEVTLTHFLVVSTLLFCLGIYGIVTRKNAIMVLMGIELILNASNINFVAFSRFGNFGLQGQLFALFVIVLAAAEAAIALAIVLNVYKTFVNVNVDEIDELRD; translated from the coding sequence ATGGAAGTAACTTTAACACATTTTTTAGTAGTCAGCACGCTTTTATTCTGTCTTGGAATTTATGGCATCGTAACAAGGAAGAATGCAATTATGGTTCTTATGGGAATTGAATTAATTCTCAATGCATCAAACATCAATTTCGTTGCTTTTTCAAGATTTGGAAATTTTGGCTTACAAGGACAGTTGTTCGCACTTTTTGTAATTGTCCTCGCTGCCGCTGAAGCTGCAATCGCTCTGGCTATTGTGTTAAATGTTTATAAAACTTTTGTAAATGTAAATGTCGATGAAATCGACGAACTCCGGGATTAA
- a CDS encoding NADH-quinone oxidoreductase subunit M produces MLTFLTFIPVLGMVIILFLKKENVAAIKYTALLATGVQVVLAIVLMNNYNYSLGGINDANTFQFVEKFRWIEISDFPWIGTIKIDYFLGADGLSTPLILLTAIVTFIATLSSWTIDRQLKGYFALFLLLDTGMMGVFVSLDFFLFFIFWEIMLLPMYFLIGIWGGPRREYAAIKFFLYTLFGSIFILLVMIGLYFSTTETLADGSKVFTFNILEMMNTANYTVDGILSPLNPNNWRFIAFVALFAGFAIKIPMFPFHTWLPDAHVEAPTPISVILAGVLLKMGTYGILRFNYPIFPELTKDLAWYIGLFGMINIIYGALAAMAQRDFKKLIAYSSVSHMGYCLLGMAALNTMGISGAILQMFNHGTITAMLFLIVGVLYDRTHTRNLDDFGGMATQMPIYTGFVTVAFFAAIGLPGLSGFISEIFVFLGAFSHDVIRIITIVSTLGILLGAGYMLWTMQRVYLGTLKEKWNALKDLDGREYAMFIPLTLIIIFLGVYPSAMLDIMNSSVNSMVKFMQDSQSFFSSISGL; encoded by the coding sequence ATACTAACATTTCTAACATTTATTCCGGTTCTCGGAATGGTGATAATTCTCTTCCTGAAGAAAGAGAATGTAGCTGCAATCAAATACACAGCATTGCTTGCAACCGGTGTGCAGGTTGTTCTTGCTATTGTGTTAATGAACAACTACAATTACTCGCTCGGAGGTATTAACGATGCAAACACATTTCAGTTTGTTGAAAAATTCCGATGGATCGAGATTTCAGATTTCCCGTGGATCGGAACAATAAAAATTGATTACTTTTTAGGTGCTGATGGATTAAGTACTCCATTAATACTTTTAACTGCAATTGTCACGTTCATCGCAACTTTATCTTCCTGGACTATCGATCGTCAACTCAAAGGTTATTTCGCTCTGTTCCTTTTACTCGATACTGGAATGATGGGCGTATTTGTTTCTCTGGATTTCTTTTTGTTCTTCATCTTCTGGGAAATTATGCTTCTGCCAATGTATTTCTTAATTGGAATCTGGGGAGGTCCGAGAAGAGAATACGCAGCAATCAAGTTCTTCCTCTACACTTTGTTTGGCAGCATTTTTATTTTACTTGTGATGATCGGACTTTATTTCAGTACAACCGAAACACTTGCCGATGGTTCAAAAGTATTTACTTTCAACATTCTTGAAATGATGAATACGGCTAATTACACTGTCGATGGAATTTTATCTCCGCTTAATCCGAACAACTGGCGATTCATTGCGTTCGTTGCTTTGTTCGCAGGATTTGCAATTAAAATTCCTATGTTCCCTTTTCATACCTGGCTGCCTGATGCACACGTTGAAGCTCCAACACCAATCAGCGTTATACTGGCAGGTGTTCTCCTGAAAATGGGAACTTATGGAATACTCAGATTCAATTATCCAATTTTCCCTGAGTTGACAAAAGATCTTGCATGGTACATTGGATTATTTGGAATGATAAATATTATTTATGGTGCTCTTGCTGCGATGGCACAAAGAGATTTCAAAAAGCTGATTGCTTACTCTTCAGTTTCTCATATGGGTTACTGCTTGCTTGGAATGGCTGCACTGAACACGATGGGTATTTCCGGTGCGATACTTCAAATGTTCAATCACGGAACTATTACTGCAATGCTCTTCTTGATTGTTGGAGTGCTTTACGATAGAACTCACACAAGAAATCTCGATGACTTTGGAGGAATGGCTACTCAAATGCCGATTTACACAGGCTTTGTTACGGTTGCATTCTTTGCCGCAATTGGTCTTCCTGGTTTAAGCGGATTCATTTCTGAAATTTTTGTATTCCTTGGTGCATTCAGTCATGACGTTATTAGAATTATCACTATCGTTTCAACTCTTGGAATACTTTTAGGTGCTGGCTATATGTTATGGACAATGCAGAGAGTTTATCTCGGAACTTTAAAAGAAAAATGGAATGCACTCAAAGATCTTGATGGAAGAGAATACGCAATGTTCATTCCGTTAACATTGATAATAATTTTCCTCGGTGTGTATCCTTCTGCTATGCTCGATATAATGAATTCTTCAGTTAATTCTATGGTTAAGTTTATGCAGGACTCACAATCATTCTTTAGCTCAATAAGTGGATTATAA